Proteins encoded together in one Kitasatospora albolonga window:
- a CDS encoding wax ester/triacylglycerol synthase family O-acyltransferase — protein sequence MGTELLAPLDLAFWHLESDAHPMHLGALAVFAPVPGATPPHVLELLRTRAAAIPRLRMCVRDVLLPVGGAAWAVDKDFDVHRHVRRVTVADGDFMAGATRLAGELMEQPLGRGLPPWQMYLIGGAADGPFAVLVKLHHALADGMRAVAIGAGIFDEIAATTARSAARGRPAVPPRSWLPDPREMAGMALGRIGEVGRALGVGASVVRAGRLDLRSTALTAPSSGTRRLATADLDATALQRVRRAEGGTANDILLAVVAGALRRWMAERGEALPGTDPRALVPVSRRRPGGTVTGNRLSAYLLDLPVGAADPRERLRAVRAAMDRNKAAGPLKGAGAVAVLADQLHPLAHRFGAPLAANAARMLFDLLVTSVPLPRSALSLGGCPLSALYPMAPLARGQSLAVALSTYGGRVHVGLVADGKALPDLDRLAGAVAEEFGELEALVTGSDARVPEPVV from the coding sequence TTGGGAACCGAACTCCTGGCCCCGCTCGACCTGGCCTTCTGGCACCTCGAATCCGACGCCCACCCCATGCACCTGGGCGCGCTCGCCGTCTTCGCCCCGGTGCCGGGTGCCACCCCGCCCCACGTCCTGGAGCTGCTCCGCACCCGGGCCGCCGCGATCCCCCGGCTGCGGATGTGCGTACGGGACGTCCTGCTGCCGGTCGGCGGCGCCGCCTGGGCCGTGGACAAGGACTTCGACGTGCACCGGCACGTGCGCCGCGTCACCGTGGCCGACGGCGACTTCATGGCGGGCGCCACCCGGCTGGCCGGGGAGCTGATGGAACAGCCGCTGGGCCGGGGGCTGCCGCCCTGGCAGATGTACCTGATCGGCGGCGCCGCCGACGGGCCCTTCGCCGTGCTGGTCAAGCTGCACCACGCGCTGGCCGACGGGATGCGGGCGGTCGCCATCGGGGCCGGGATCTTCGACGAGATCGCCGCCACCACCGCCCGGTCCGCCGCGCGCGGCCGTCCCGCCGTCCCGCCCCGCTCCTGGCTCCCCGACCCCCGCGAGATGGCGGGCATGGCCCTCGGCCGGATCGGCGAGGTCGGCCGGGCGCTGGGCGTGGGCGCCTCCGTCGTCCGCGCGGGCCGCCTGGACCTGCGCTCCACCGCCCTCACCGCACCCTCCAGCGGCACCCGGCGGCTGGCCACCGCCGACCTGGACGCCACGGCCCTCCAGCGCGTCCGCCGGGCCGAGGGCGGCACCGCCAACGACATCCTGCTCGCCGTGGTCGCCGGGGCCCTGCGCCGCTGGATGGCGGAGCGCGGCGAGGCGCTGCCCGGCACCGACCCGCGCGCCCTGGTCCCCGTCTCCCGGCGCAGGCCCGGCGGTACGGTGACGGGGAACCGCCTCTCCGCCTACCTCCTCGACCTGCCCGTCGGCGCGGCCGACCCCCGCGAACGGCTCCGGGCGGTCCGGGCGGCGATGGACCGCAACAAGGCGGCCGGGCCCCTCAAGGGCGCCGGAGCCGTCGCCGTACTCGCCGACCAACTGCACCCGCTGGCCCACCGGTTCGGCGCACCCCTGGCCGCGAACGCCGCCCGGATGCTCTTCGACCTGCTCGTCACCAGCGTGCCCCTGCCCCGCTCCGCGCTCTCGCTCGGCGGCTGCCCGCTGAGCGCGCTCTACCCGATGGCACCGCTGGCCCGGGGCCAGTCGCTGGCCGTCGCCCTGTCGACGTACGGCGGCCGGGTGCATGTGGGCCTGGTGGCGGACGGCAAGGCGCTGCCCGACCTGGACCGGCTGGCCGGGGCGGTGGCGGAGGAGTTCGGGGAGCTGGAGGCGCTGGTGACCGGCTCGGACGCCCGCGTGCCCGAGCCGGTCGTCTGA